From the genome of Halictus rubicundus isolate RS-2024b chromosome 2, iyHalRubi1_principal, whole genome shotgun sequence, one region includes:
- the LOC143365892 gene encoding transmembrane emp24 domain-containing protein, with protein sequence MRWLISCLFLIVLSKSATCYFITVDAHAEECFFDRVEAGTKMGLTFEIAEGGFLDIDVKIIGPDQKVIYQGDQESSGKYTFAAHLSGVYTYCFGNQKSSMTPKVVMFNMDIGENLKPVEHTSDGKNGDDTNRSKIDDMIKELGTSLWGVKNEQEYMQVRDRNHRAINESTNFLVGIWAFFEAMVLVCMTVGQIFYLKRFFEVRRII encoded by the exons ATGAGGTGGCTTATTTCTTGTTTATTTCTAATTGTTTTAAGCAAAAGTGCAACCTGCTATTTCATAACTGTGGATGCACATGCCGAAGAATGTTTCTTTGACAGAGTGGAAGCGGGAACGAAAATGG GTCTCACATTTGAGATAGCCGAAGGTGGATTTTTAGATATAGATGTTAAAATAATTGGTCCCGATCAGAAAGTAATTTATCAGGGTGATCAAGAAAGCAGTGGAAAGTATACGTTTGCTGCGCACCTCTCTGGTGTTTACACATATTGCTTTGGTAATCAGAAAAGCAGTATGACACCAAAAGTTGTAATGTTTAATATGGATATTGGTGAGAACCTGAAACCTGTAGAGCATACATCGGATGGGAAGAATGGTGATGACACGAATCGCAGTAAAATAGACGACATGATTAAAGAATTGGGCACAAGTTTATGGGGGGTAAAGAATGAACAAGAATACATGCAg GTACGAGATCGAAACCATAGAGCTATCAACGAAAGTACCAATTTCCTTGTAGGCATATGGGCTTTCTTCGAAGCTATGGTTTTAGTTTGTATGACAGTGGGACAAATTTTCTACTTAAAGCGGTTCTTTGAAGTCAGAAGAATTATCTAA
- the LOC143365901 gene encoding sn-1-specific diacylglycerol lipase ABHD11, with amino-acid sequence MKTINFRYLISRNIFVQHWRQDFVNSSLSSKCIHTNATFPTPVKVAYASYESVKGTGASKNPIIIMHGLFGSKNNWNMLSKSLHEQTDRKVITIDARNHGDSPHSSDMTYQNMAEDIVQLMHDLGFKKAILLGHSMGGSTMMYVALHYPEIVEKLVVVDMSPVRTSPQLLEMEKLFKVMSSINLSTSPTLTKARRMAEEQLAEAIKSVPLRQFLIMNIVEADVGKYKWRINLPVLEQYFTSQIAVFPRVESRDFKGPTLFIGGALSDYIKVEDQDDIRKLFPSAEFLYISGANHWVHADKPSDFMKIAVDFINRS; translated from the exons atgaaaacTATAAACTTTCGTTATTTGATaagtagaaatatttttgtgcAACATTGGAGACAAGACTTTGTTAATTCATCTCTATCATCCAAATGTATACATACTAATGCAACTTT TCCAACACCAGTAAAAGTTGCATATGCATCCTATGAGTCTGTGAAGGGAACAGGTGCTTCAAAGAACCCTATTATCATAATGCATGGCCTCTTTGGCTCAAAAAATAACTGGAACATGTTATCAAAGTCACTACACGAACAAACAGATCGTAAG GTAATAACTATAGATGCAAGGAACCATGGAGATTCTCCACATTCTTCAGATATGACTTATCAAAACATGGCGGAAGATATTGTTCAACTCATGCATGATTTGGGATTTAAAAAAGCCATATTATTGGGTCACAGCATGGGAGGATCTACAATGATGTATGTAGCTTTACATTATCCAGAGATAGTAGAAAAATTAGTAGTTGTAGATATGTCACCAGTGAGGACCAGTCCTCAGCTTTTGGAGATGGAAAAGTTATTCAAAGTTATGAGTAGCATAAATCTAAGCACTAGTCCGACATTAACGAAGGCACGTAGAATGGCAGAGGAACAGCTAGCAGAGGCTATTAAATCTGTGCCATTACGTCAG tTCTTAATAATGAATATAGTAGAAGCTGATGTCGGAAAGTATAAATGGCGAATTAATTTACCTGTACTGGAACAATATTTTACATCACAGATAGCAGTCTTCCCACGTGTAGAATCGAGAGATTTTAAGGGACCAACACTGTTTATAGGAGGTGCTTTAAGCGATTATATAAAAGTAGAAGATCAGGATGAcattagaaaattgtttcctTCTGCGGAATTCTTGTACATAAGTGGTGCCAATCATTGGGTTCATGCAGACAAACCAAGTGATTTTATGAAGATTGCAGTTGATTTCATTAATCGATCgtaa
- the Unc-119 gene encoding unc-119 lipid binding chaperone has translation MSVDSENKSNEAITSFTPSVDQENSDNGNIERTPITPEMVLRLPTITDKYLCSPEANIYDIDFTRFQIRDLETGAILFEITKPPATECDPVQDVEPDCEESGCEDTNTGRFVRYQFTPQFLKLKTVGATVEFLVGSKPVNNFRMIERHFFRDRLLKTFDFQFGFCIPNSKNTCEHIYEFPTLPADLVSEMIANPFETRSDSFYFVDNQLVMHNKADYAYNGGHSHDVL, from the exons atgagtGTCGATagcgaaaataaatcaaacgaagcTATTACTTCGTTCACACCGTCGGTAGATCAAGAAAATTCTGATAATGGAAACATTGAAAGAACTCCTATAACCCCAGAAATGGTGTTGCGCTTGCCTACGATTACCGATA aatATTTGTGTTCTCCAGAGGCTAATATCTACGACATTGATTTTACAAGATTTCAAATTAGGGACCTAGAAACGGGAGcaatattgtttgaaataacaaaacCACCAGCTACTG AATGTGATCCTGTTCAAGATGTAGAACCAGACTGTGAAGAATCTGGTTGCGAGGACACAAATACTGGTCGCTTTGTACGTTATCAGTTCACACCTCAATTTCTCAAATTAAAGACTGTTGGGGCAACAGTAGAATTTCTTGTGGGCTCTAAACCAGTAAATAATTTCCGAATGATTGAACGCCACTTCTTTCGAGACAGATTGTTAAAAACCTTTGATTTTCAATTTGGATTTTGTATACCAAACAGCAAAAATACGTGCGAACATATTTATGAGTTTCCTACCTTGCCTGCTGATTTGG TATCTGAAATGATTGCAAATCCATTTGAAACACGCTCagattcattttattttgtggACAATCAATTGGTTATGCACAATAAAGCAGACTATGCATACAATGGTGGACATTCACACGATGTACTTTAG
- the LOC143365895 gene encoding synaptic vesicle 2-related protein isoform X1: MSNQNQISNKSYRELELRSSELNDHPDSISRCSRNFGNNVERSMELSSVVVIPDDTFTVVQAINALGFGKFQVKLSLFTGLCWMVDSMEITILSILSPSLHCDWGITRYQQALATTVVFLGMMLSSTFWSNLSDRYGSKQSLTLCAILLLYYAFFSAFAPNFLWILLLRGLVGFAIGCVPQSVTLYAEFLPAKQRAKCVILLDCFWALGACFEVAIALVIMPNFGWRWLLILSTIPLLVFAIITPWLPESMVFDMSTGRMDKAVSTLERVARENKKPLPPGRLVMDRFYQVNHGKLKDVLSKEMCRTSTLLWLVWMSTAFCYYGVVLMTTELFHTSSEQCSSWENKKEDTCQLDCRLERSDYIDLLWTTLAEFPGIFSTIFAIEKIGRRKTMAFQLVMFAMLICFLGRVCLLNRIALTLAIFLARGLIAGVFQAAYVYTPEVYPTHLRSVGVSTCSAMARIGAMVTPYIAQVFLQWSITGAMAIYAVTALCAAAATLALPVETKNQSLNESAQEAR, translated from the exons ATGTCTAATCAGAATCAAATATCGAACAAATCGTATCGAGAATTAGAATTACGTAGTTCGGAATTAAATGATCATCCAGACAGTATTTCAAGATGTAGCAGAAATTTTGGAAATAATGTTGAACGTTCTATGGAACTATCTTCTGTAGTAGTTATTCCAGatg ATACATTTACTGTAGTACAAGCTATCAATGCATTAGGATTTGGAAAATTTCAAGTTAAATTATCTCTATTTACGGGCCTCTGCTGGATGGTGGACAGTATGGAAATAACAATATTAAGTATTTTAAGTCCATCATTGCATTGTGACTGGGGCATTACCAGATATCAACAAGCTTTGGCAACTACg GTTGTTTTTCTAGGTATGATGTTGAGTTCTACATTTTGGAGTAACTTAAGTGACAGATATGGAAGCAAACAATCCTTAACACTCTGTGCAATTTTGTTGCTTTACTATGCTTTCTTCAGTGCTTTTGCGCCAAATTTTCTATGGATTTTGTTACTTAGAGGACTAGTTGGCTTTGCCATTGGTTGTGTACCACAATC AGTAACACTATATGCGGAATTTCTTCCAGCCAAGCAGAGAGCAAAATGTGTAATCTTATTAGAT TGCTTCTGGGCTCTTGGAGCTTGTTTCGAGGTAGCAATAGCATTGGTAATAATGCCGAATTTTGGTTGGAGGTGGCTTCTCATTCTATCAACAATACCACTTCTTGTATTTGCTATTATCACTCCT TGGTTACCAGAGTCTATGGTATTTGATATGTCAACCGGAAGAATGGATAAAGCTGTTTCCACATTAgaacgagtagcaagagaaaatAAGAAGCCTTTACCTCCAGGAAGATTAGTTATGGATCGTTTTTATCAAGTGAACCATGGTAAATTGAAAGATGTACTAAGCAAAGAAATGTGCAGAACATCTACTTTGCTTTGGCTTGTAtg GATGAGTACAGCATTCTGTTACTATGGTGTAGTATTGATGACAACGGAACTGTTTCACACATCGTCCGAACAGTGTAGTTCTTgggaaaataagaaagaagataCATGTCAATTGGATTGCCGTTTGGAACGCAGTGATTATATTGACCTTCTCTGGACAACATTAGCTGAATTCCCAGGAatattttccacaatttttgcgATCGAAAAAATCGGCAGAAGGAAAACAATGGCTTTTCAATTAGTAATGTTCGCCATGCTGATTTGTTTTTTAGGCAGAGTCTGTCTATTGAACAGAATCGCATTGACACTCGCAATTTTTCTAGCCAGAGGCCTAATTGCTGGTGTCTTTCAAGCAGCTTATGTATACACTCCAGAAGTATATCCAACCCATTTGCGTAGTGTTGGAGTAAGTACTTGCAGTGCCATGGCTAGAATTGGTGCGATGGTCACACCATACATAGCACAAGTATTTTTACAATGGTCTATTACTGGAGCAATGGCAATATATGCTGTGACAGCACTatgtgctgctgctgctacACTTGCTTTGCCCGTTGAAACGAAAAATCAGTCATTAAATGAATCAGCTCAAGAAGCAAGATAA
- the Gint3 gene encoding GDI interacting protein 3, producing the protein MADKIKSFFQKKKTNVKFMNAGKGYKLSDSTSTSAPPPVREPIKRVEPTEEAKVAGQAALARLEAKTNATKYNRSYAAIKAQVLRELEQEKKAQQMVQQDTTRLQQESEESVKDESMLAVTDVYFRCAYLSDEILSKEEWRTRIRTFLYDQLQGEEAGLTACLVIQNCNPKREKVEGCVETLGRYLENIMNNPDAEKYRRIRMHNRIFQEKVRPIEGTMEFLHAAGFRQTKLLHNDVEEDFLLWSPENCDIENLSILHSALKTAEPFPLELDRNIQVLMPTQASHRTELPPNFFTITPEEIKREQQLRTAAVERSQMLRTKAMRERDEKQRLRKYKYSLIRIKFPDNIILQGTFFIHDKFRLVFDFVSENIANNETPFCLTDLTGKKFNESCFDKTLLELELFPAVLLAFIPTGDSEKLSDSAGYLKEELLAYIQS; encoded by the exons ATGGCAGACAAAATAAAATCATTCTTTCAAAAGAAAAAGACGAATGTAAAATTTATGAATGCTGGAAAAGGATATaa ATTATCGGATTCAACAAGCACCTCTGCTCCACCTCCAGTAAGAGAACCAATAAAAAGGGTAGAACCTACAGAAGAAGCTAAAGTAGCTGGTCAAGCTGCTTTAGCAAGATTAGAAGCAAAAACGAATGCAACCAAATATAATAG GTCGTATGCAGCTATTAAAGCGCAAGTATTACGCGAATTGGAACAAGAAAAGAAAGCCCAGCAAATGGTACAACAGGACACTACAAGGTTGCAACAAGAATCTGAAGAATCAGTCAAAGATGAGTCAATGCTAGCGGTTACTGATGTCTATTTTCGTTGTGCATATTTATCCGACGAAATATTGTCGAAAGAGGAATGGAGGACAAGAATaagaacttttttgtatgatCAATTGCAAGGAGAAGAAGCTGGTCTAACAGCATGTTTAGTTATACAGAATTGCAATCCTAAGAGAGAAAAGGTTGAAGGTTGTGTTGAAACACTGGGAAGGTATTTAGAAAACATCATGAATAACCCAGACGCAGAGAAATATAGGCGAATTAGAATGCATAATAGAATATTCCAA GAGAAAGTACGTCCTATAGAAGGTACGATGGAATTTTTACACGCTGCTGGCTTTCGACAGACAAAGTTATTGCATAATGACGTAGAGGAAGACTTTTTATTGTGGAGCCCAGAGAATTGTGACATCGAAAACCTTAGCATACTACACAGCGCGTTAAAAACTGCCGAACCTTTTCCACTTGAATTAGATAGAAATATCCAAGTATTGATGCCTACGCAAGCAAGTCATAGAACTGAATTGCCACCAAATTTCTTTACTATAACTCCAGAGGAAATAAAACGGGAACAGCAACTTCG AACTGCAGCAGTTGAAAGAAGCCAAATGTTAAGGACAAAAGCTATGAGAGAAAGAGACGAGAAACAACGCcttcgaaaatataaatactcgTTGATTCGCATCAAATTTCCAGATAATATTATTCTACAAGGAACTTTTTTCATACATGACAAGTTCCGACTTGTATTTGACTTTGTTAGTGAAAACATAGCAAATAACGAGACACCATTTTGCCTAACAGATCTGACTGGTAAAAAGTTCAACGAGTCATGTTTCGATAAGACTTTACTTGAACTGGAATTGTTTCCCGCTGTTCTTTTAGCGTTTATTCCTACGGGTGATTCGGAGAAGCTATCTGATTCTGCAGGatatttaaaagaagaattacttGCTTATATACAATCTTAA
- the LOC143365895 gene encoding synaptic vesicle 2-related protein isoform X2, translating to MDNLLNFICKGVGKYTFTVVQAINALGFGKFQVKLSLFTGLCWMVDSMEITILSILSPSLHCDWGITRYQQALATTVVFLGMMLSSTFWSNLSDRYGSKQSLTLCAILLLYYAFFSAFAPNFLWILLLRGLVGFAIGCVPQSVTLYAEFLPAKQRAKCVILLDCFWALGACFEVAIALVIMPNFGWRWLLILSTIPLLVFAIITPWLPESMVFDMSTGRMDKAVSTLERVARENKKPLPPGRLVMDRFYQVNHGKLKDVLSKEMCRTSTLLWLVWMSTAFCYYGVVLMTTELFHTSSEQCSSWENKKEDTCQLDCRLERSDYIDLLWTTLAEFPGIFSTIFAIEKIGRRKTMAFQLVMFAMLICFLGRVCLLNRIALTLAIFLARGLIAGVFQAAYVYTPEVYPTHLRSVGVSTCSAMARIGAMVTPYIAQVFLQWSITGAMAIYAVTALCAAAATLALPVETKNQSLNESAQEAR from the exons atg GATAACTTGCTTAATTTTATCTGTAAAGGAGTGGGTAAAT ATACATTTACTGTAGTACAAGCTATCAATGCATTAGGATTTGGAAAATTTCAAGTTAAATTATCTCTATTTACGGGCCTCTGCTGGATGGTGGACAGTATGGAAATAACAATATTAAGTATTTTAAGTCCATCATTGCATTGTGACTGGGGCATTACCAGATATCAACAAGCTTTGGCAACTACg GTTGTTTTTCTAGGTATGATGTTGAGTTCTACATTTTGGAGTAACTTAAGTGACAGATATGGAAGCAAACAATCCTTAACACTCTGTGCAATTTTGTTGCTTTACTATGCTTTCTTCAGTGCTTTTGCGCCAAATTTTCTATGGATTTTGTTACTTAGAGGACTAGTTGGCTTTGCCATTGGTTGTGTACCACAATC AGTAACACTATATGCGGAATTTCTTCCAGCCAAGCAGAGAGCAAAATGTGTAATCTTATTAGAT TGCTTCTGGGCTCTTGGAGCTTGTTTCGAGGTAGCAATAGCATTGGTAATAATGCCGAATTTTGGTTGGAGGTGGCTTCTCATTCTATCAACAATACCACTTCTTGTATTTGCTATTATCACTCCT TGGTTACCAGAGTCTATGGTATTTGATATGTCAACCGGAAGAATGGATAAAGCTGTTTCCACATTAgaacgagtagcaagagaaaatAAGAAGCCTTTACCTCCAGGAAGATTAGTTATGGATCGTTTTTATCAAGTGAACCATGGTAAATTGAAAGATGTACTAAGCAAAGAAATGTGCAGAACATCTACTTTGCTTTGGCTTGTAtg GATGAGTACAGCATTCTGTTACTATGGTGTAGTATTGATGACAACGGAACTGTTTCACACATCGTCCGAACAGTGTAGTTCTTgggaaaataagaaagaagataCATGTCAATTGGATTGCCGTTTGGAACGCAGTGATTATATTGACCTTCTCTGGACAACATTAGCTGAATTCCCAGGAatattttccacaatttttgcgATCGAAAAAATCGGCAGAAGGAAAACAATGGCTTTTCAATTAGTAATGTTCGCCATGCTGATTTGTTTTTTAGGCAGAGTCTGTCTATTGAACAGAATCGCATTGACACTCGCAATTTTTCTAGCCAGAGGCCTAATTGCTGGTGTCTTTCAAGCAGCTTATGTATACACTCCAGAAGTATATCCAACCCATTTGCGTAGTGTTGGAGTAAGTACTTGCAGTGCCATGGCTAGAATTGGTGCGATGGTCACACCATACATAGCACAAGTATTTTTACAATGGTCTATTACTGGAGCAATGGCAATATATGCTGTGACAGCACTatgtgctgctgctgctacACTTGCTTTGCCCGTTGAAACGAAAAATCAGTCATTAAATGAATCAGCTCAAGAAGCAAGATAA
- the LOC143365895 gene encoding synaptic vesicle 2-related protein isoform X3 → MVDSMEITILSILSPSLHCDWGITRYQQALATTVVFLGMMLSSTFWSNLSDRYGSKQSLTLCAILLLYYAFFSAFAPNFLWILLLRGLVGFAIGCVPQSVTLYAEFLPAKQRAKCVILLDCFWALGACFEVAIALVIMPNFGWRWLLILSTIPLLVFAIITPWLPESMVFDMSTGRMDKAVSTLERVARENKKPLPPGRLVMDRFYQVNHGKLKDVLSKEMCRTSTLLWLVWMSTAFCYYGVVLMTTELFHTSSEQCSSWENKKEDTCQLDCRLERSDYIDLLWTTLAEFPGIFSTIFAIEKIGRRKTMAFQLVMFAMLICFLGRVCLLNRIALTLAIFLARGLIAGVFQAAYVYTPEVYPTHLRSVGVSTCSAMARIGAMVTPYIAQVFLQWSITGAMAIYAVTALCAAAATLALPVETKNQSLNESAQEAR, encoded by the exons ATGGTGGACAGTATGGAAATAACAATATTAAGTATTTTAAGTCCATCATTGCATTGTGACTGGGGCATTACCAGATATCAACAAGCTTTGGCAACTACg GTTGTTTTTCTAGGTATGATGTTGAGTTCTACATTTTGGAGTAACTTAAGTGACAGATATGGAAGCAAACAATCCTTAACACTCTGTGCAATTTTGTTGCTTTACTATGCTTTCTTCAGTGCTTTTGCGCCAAATTTTCTATGGATTTTGTTACTTAGAGGACTAGTTGGCTTTGCCATTGGTTGTGTACCACAATC AGTAACACTATATGCGGAATTTCTTCCAGCCAAGCAGAGAGCAAAATGTGTAATCTTATTAGAT TGCTTCTGGGCTCTTGGAGCTTGTTTCGAGGTAGCAATAGCATTGGTAATAATGCCGAATTTTGGTTGGAGGTGGCTTCTCATTCTATCAACAATACCACTTCTTGTATTTGCTATTATCACTCCT TGGTTACCAGAGTCTATGGTATTTGATATGTCAACCGGAAGAATGGATAAAGCTGTTTCCACATTAgaacgagtagcaagagaaaatAAGAAGCCTTTACCTCCAGGAAGATTAGTTATGGATCGTTTTTATCAAGTGAACCATGGTAAATTGAAAGATGTACTAAGCAAAGAAATGTGCAGAACATCTACTTTGCTTTGGCTTGTAtg GATGAGTACAGCATTCTGTTACTATGGTGTAGTATTGATGACAACGGAACTGTTTCACACATCGTCCGAACAGTGTAGTTCTTgggaaaataagaaagaagataCATGTCAATTGGATTGCCGTTTGGAACGCAGTGATTATATTGACCTTCTCTGGACAACATTAGCTGAATTCCCAGGAatattttccacaatttttgcgATCGAAAAAATCGGCAGAAGGAAAACAATGGCTTTTCAATTAGTAATGTTCGCCATGCTGATTTGTTTTTTAGGCAGAGTCTGTCTATTGAACAGAATCGCATTGACACTCGCAATTTTTCTAGCCAGAGGCCTAATTGCTGGTGTCTTTCAAGCAGCTTATGTATACACTCCAGAAGTATATCCAACCCATTTGCGTAGTGTTGGAGTAAGTACTTGCAGTGCCATGGCTAGAATTGGTGCGATGGTCACACCATACATAGCACAAGTATTTTTACAATGGTCTATTACTGGAGCAATGGCAATATATGCTGTGACAGCACTatgtgctgctgctgctacACTTGCTTTGCCCGTTGAAACGAAAAATCAGTCATTAAATGAATCAGCTCAAGAAGCAAGATAA